The following coding sequences lie in one Pontibacter sp. G13 genomic window:
- a CDS encoding response regulator: protein MQTFCSWIGFGWLVLMAIPSLQAQTPNLPLRPFSRHFPLSEMGGHSIITSIAFRPDGTAFVADTDGFLQFDGTQWNHFPGPRKNQTIRALAYLGDTLFAGTDNDFGYFQWNDHGEPHFISLQDQLPDSCCSDFGSVWDIVEADGAIWFRSYRYLMRWDGQEIQYWKPGIFFTGLFEAAGQIYVRDWQSGLKRLSGEGQLELVPGGDRFAMAGLSNVLDIGAGKRMLISRDQGLFMLEENEMIPFPTDQDELLKSRAVHDGVMLPNGDLALAVEGAGVLIFDQAGRCSQVWDKSLGMPMSMPFRLYLNPQGSLWVHLNNGVAIFEVDDPFWIWHADYGMEWDVLDVFLEGEEILISTQVGIFRVDRSSTSLPESPMGDERELVLNIERVGDEVLAATQSGIAKLSEGTLTFLAPLQGSRLVRKDPWRENGYWASSFHGFQRLERNDDGFQLDQAPLINGRINEFLLLNDSTQFVNTQSGYWIKLADGRLDTLAFRYQGSKRQDMVFVPALVNRSPARDHAFDWLDHRGGWKWNVAADSVELVVPIAPNSPKLDGIIETRLDDQGGLWAMIWSDSLETYQLASGKMVDQMWQWTWVISLDRLEGLGDLGGIRLFQQELWIFGRRGVAVMSIPAARQDTPNMSVAFGKITSGTDTWFSLRMKDTLIPLNQPHAPISVHASLTGVPVSAKAAFRWAWDDPTDWSEWGQSSFKEWNHLPAGRHTLYLQASSIGGMVSEAASQEFFIPYPWYAQWWAWGIYLLGLVGLIGLIRKVSILHVERRKDYLEALLADRTQDLIAKTHKLEEMDRTKNQFFANISHELRTPITLISGPAEKLAQEDLTQDASIQVERIQSNASLMADLVDQLMDLSRLDEGMLTVKPKQGNIWEQVSRFSAAFDSWAERRQIHFSVKAEDVQTTEWITSFDPDHLQKVVNNLLSNAFKFTPAGGRIDVHLSRQGNTFVLSVADSGPGIPSEHAPFIFDRFYQIHRHQSSGSGGAGIGLSLSQELMRLTGGSLKLVPSEKGAKFEAEFPFAAVRVENHPPSPEMVPAKHLDDSPRFEILVAEDHHDLRAFLKESLSGNFEVHAVENGKEAMDWAILHVPDLIVSDVMMPEMDGFTLLESLRKDGRTDHIPVLMLTALADQAHRQKGWKLGADEYLKKPFSTEELIVRVNSIIEMRQTLQLKFQQRIFGGKGREEAQPSLSDSFAQKLDEVIRAHLEEETFGVEQLSESLHLSRRQLLRKVKALTGMTPTEYIRKARLVQAHQLLVSGSGTVSEVAFQTGFSSLSYFTTSFRETFGILPSELSGKAK, encoded by the coding sequence ATGCAAACCTTCTGCTCATGGATAGGATTTGGGTGGCTCGTCCTGATGGCTATTCCATCCCTTCAAGCTCAAACTCCCAATCTTCCCCTACGACCTTTCTCCCGACATTTCCCCCTCTCCGAAATGGGGGGGCATTCCATCATCACCTCCATTGCCTTCCGTCCTGATGGAACCGCTTTTGTCGCGGATACGGATGGCTTCCTGCAATTTGACGGAACTCAGTGGAATCATTTTCCCGGACCCAGAAAGAATCAGACGATCCGTGCTCTGGCCTATCTGGGAGATACCCTTTTCGCTGGCACGGACAATGATTTTGGGTACTTCCAGTGGAATGATCACGGGGAGCCTCATTTCATTTCATTGCAAGACCAACTCCCGGATTCGTGCTGTAGCGATTTTGGGAGCGTGTGGGATATCGTGGAGGCCGATGGGGCCATCTGGTTTCGTTCCTATCGGTACTTGATGCGATGGGATGGGCAGGAGATCCAATATTGGAAACCGGGGATCTTCTTTACAGGACTGTTCGAAGCCGCAGGGCAAATCTATGTACGCGATTGGCAATCAGGCTTGAAGCGGCTTTCAGGTGAAGGGCAGCTTGAACTGGTTCCCGGAGGGGATCGATTTGCTATGGCAGGCCTGTCCAATGTCTTGGATATTGGAGCGGGTAAACGAATGTTGATCTCACGTGATCAGGGGCTTTTCATGTTGGAGGAGAATGAAATGATTCCATTTCCCACGGATCAGGACGAACTCCTCAAAAGCCGGGCGGTTCATGACGGCGTCATGCTTCCCAACGGAGACCTTGCCCTTGCAGTCGAGGGTGCCGGAGTGTTGATTTTCGACCAAGCGGGTCGTTGTAGTCAAGTGTGGGACAAATCATTGGGCATGCCGATGTCCATGCCATTTCGACTTTACTTAAATCCTCAAGGCAGTCTTTGGGTACACCTGAACAATGGTGTGGCCATATTTGAGGTGGATGACCCGTTCTGGATTTGGCATGCGGATTATGGCATGGAGTGGGACGTACTGGATGTGTTTTTGGAGGGGGAAGAAATCCTCATCTCCACTCAAGTTGGGATTTTCAGGGTTGATCGTTCATCCACCTCCTTACCGGAATCTCCTATGGGGGATGAAAGGGAATTGGTGTTGAACATTGAGCGAGTGGGAGATGAAGTCCTCGCCGCCACGCAATCCGGCATTGCCAAATTATCAGAAGGTACCCTTACCTTTTTGGCACCCCTTCAGGGAAGCAGATTGGTTCGAAAGGATCCTTGGCGTGAAAATGGATATTGGGCGTCCAGTTTTCATGGCTTTCAACGACTAGAACGCAATGATGACGGTTTCCAGCTGGATCAAGCTCCGTTGATCAATGGAAGGATCAACGAGTTCCTGCTCTTGAATGATTCCACCCAATTCGTGAACACCCAATCTGGATACTGGATCAAACTAGCAGATGGTCGCCTAGACACGCTGGCATTCAGATACCAAGGAAGCAAGCGGCAAGATATGGTATTCGTTCCGGCATTGGTCAATCGCAGTCCTGCTCGTGACCATGCCTTTGACTGGCTTGATCATCGAGGGGGATGGAAATGGAATGTAGCGGCAGACTCGGTTGAATTGGTGGTGCCCATCGCTCCAAATTCTCCCAAATTGGATGGAATCATTGAAACTCGATTGGATGATCAGGGGGGGCTTTGGGCAATGATTTGGTCTGATTCCCTCGAGACTTACCAATTGGCCTCTGGAAAGATGGTGGATCAGATGTGGCAATGGACTTGGGTTATTTCATTGGATCGACTGGAAGGACTGGGCGATTTGGGGGGAATTCGATTGTTCCAGCAGGAACTCTGGATTTTTGGGCGTCGTGGAGTTGCGGTCATGAGCATCCCCGCAGCACGACAAGACACCCCGAATATGTCCGTAGCGTTCGGGAAAATCACCAGCGGAACAGACACTTGGTTTTCTCTGCGAATGAAAGACACCCTTATTCCACTGAACCAACCCCATGCACCCATTTCAGTTCATGCATCCTTGACGGGCGTTCCAGTTTCTGCGAAGGCCGCTTTTAGGTGGGCTTGGGATGATCCCACAGATTGGTCTGAGTGGGGACAGTCCTCATTTAAGGAGTGGAATCACTTGCCTGCCGGTCGTCACACGCTTTATCTACAGGCCTCTTCAATCGGGGGAATGGTTTCTGAGGCCGCTTCCCAGGAGTTTTTCATTCCCTATCCTTGGTATGCACAATGGTGGGCGTGGGGGATTTATCTGCTAGGTCTGGTAGGATTGATTGGATTGATCCGAAAGGTGAGTATTCTGCATGTGGAACGCAGGAAAGATTACTTGGAGGCTTTGCTCGCAGACCGGACCCAAGATTTGATCGCCAAGACGCACAAGCTGGAGGAAATGGATCGGACCAAGAACCAGTTTTTTGCCAATATCTCGCATGAGCTCCGGACGCCGATTACCTTGATTTCAGGTCCCGCAGAGAAACTCGCACAAGAGGATTTGACCCAAGATGCCTCCATTCAGGTCGAAAGGATTCAATCCAATGCCTCACTCATGGCGGATCTGGTGGATCAACTGATGGATTTGTCCCGGCTGGATGAGGGAATGCTTACTGTGAAACCCAAGCAGGGAAATATCTGGGAACAGGTAAGTCGATTCTCAGCGGCTTTCGACAGTTGGGCTGAGCGCCGACAGATCCATTTTTCAGTAAAGGCCGAGGATGTGCAGACCACTGAATGGATCACGAGCTTTGACCCTGATCACCTCCAGAAAGTGGTCAACAACCTCCTTTCCAATGCTTTCAAATTCACGCCCGCCGGAGGAAGGATTGACGTTCACCTCAGCCGACAAGGAAATACATTCGTCCTATCGGTAGCGGATTCAGGACCGGGAATCCCCAGTGAGCACGCGCCGTTCATCTTCGATCGATTTTACCAGATTCACCGACATCAATCATCGGGAAGTGGAGGAGCTGGAATTGGACTCTCTCTGAGTCAGGAATTGATGCGATTGACAGGAGGATCTCTCAAGCTCGTTCCCTCCGAGAAAGGAGCGAAATTCGAAGCAGAATTTCCATTCGCCGCTGTTCGTGTAGAAAATCACCCTCCAAGCCCTGAAATGGTGCCTGCCAAACACCTCGACGACTCGCCCAGATTCGAAATTCTGGTAGCCGAAGATCATCATGATCTTCGCGCATTTTTGAAAGAATCGCTTTCGGGGAACTTCGAGGTCCATGCCGTGGAAAATGGCAAGGAAGCGATGGATTGGGCGATTCTTCATGTTCCCGACCTGATCGTAAGTGATGTGATGATGCCTGAAATGGATGGTTTTACCTTGTTGGAGTCGTTGAGAAAGGATGGCAGGACGGATCATATTCCGGTATTGATGCTTACTGCGCTAGCGGATCAGGCACACCGTCAAAAGGGGTGGAAGCTTGGCGCCGACGAGTATTTGAAAAAGCCATTTTCGACCGAGGAGTTGATCGTCCGGGTGAATTCGATTATCGAGATGCGCCAGACTCTCCAGCTAAAATTCCAGCAGCGGATCTTCGGCGGGAAAGGCCGGGAAGAAGCTCAGCCTTCCCTGTCCGACTCATTTGCCCAAAAACTGGATGAAGTGATCAGGGCCCATTTGGAAGAGGAAACCTTTGGGGTGGAACAATTGAGTGAATCGCTTCACCTGAGCCGTCGTCAACTACTCCGGAAAGTGAAGGCATTGACAGGTATGACACCAACTGAATACATCCGGAAAGCGAGATTGGTCCAAGCCCACCAATTGCTGGTTTCGGGAAGCGGAACGGTCTCTGAAGTTGCATTTCAGACTGGATTTTCGAGCTTGTCCTATTTTACTACTTCCTTCCGAGAAACATTTGGGATACTGCCATCTGAGCTTTCAGGAAAGGCAAAATAG
- a CDS encoding T9SS type A sorting domain-containing protein — translation MMKQFFLLTALWATSLGAIAQSGFQYAYTLGTNQALTTAPVIYTLNMSGAFLAVGGMQDATTLNKSLFVGEFDGAGYPISSYQIGIDSLFMDAATPTNDGHLLVAGRVFPNGQKVQVIKISPSTGVVWNRIFSMPGEVIGGRVTGMEMTDSTYRVNMTLRNSFNSDFSRMHMAELDPLTGQTVSSSGFASSNNLRILRTHALGDGTTIYSGSADRFGRQPMIFRMDAQQNILWSFRINTSDVFELNIRDAVIADSSMVYMVGDIASSSSALDKMAFVMKLSPTGEVKFSKAYQVIGDMAATEFVSALPSSSGITAVGGYNNTSIGRKILATEISATGLATGAGVVAVPGNSLIFSNDLNQQSANRHFNSLRYAVRMYDQTQFKEVLGIVQVDGLTDAACDSLGESITMADSSINFSAGTVSVFSQSTALTNDPYPTNILPALLSGRDICSGDLVSNEPWLELDTWEVYPNPTTGIIHLDVPAEWGSMEWEVLDLTGKRILEGSALGHEEISMTGLAKGMYIIRLHTPGGIASRKIQMN, via the coding sequence ATGATGAAACAGTTTTTTCTCTTAACGGCACTTTGGGCCACGAGCCTGGGAGCCATTGCGCAATCAGGGTTCCAGTATGCCTATACTTTGGGGACCAATCAAGCTTTGACGACCGCCCCTGTCATCTACACCCTCAATATGAGCGGGGCATTCTTGGCTGTAGGCGGCATGCAGGATGCGACCACCTTGAACAAATCCCTCTTCGTAGGAGAGTTCGACGGGGCCGGATACCCAATTTCCTCCTACCAGATCGGGATCGACAGCCTCTTCATGGATGCCGCGACTCCTACGAATGACGGACATCTCCTCGTCGCCGGACGGGTATTTCCCAATGGCCAAAAGGTACAGGTGATCAAGATCAGTCCCAGCACGGGCGTGGTCTGGAATCGGATTTTCTCCATGCCTGGCGAGGTGATCGGAGGTCGGGTTACGGGGATGGAAATGACCGATTCCACCTACCGCGTAAATATGACGCTCCGCAACTCCTTCAATTCTGATTTCTCCAGAATGCACATGGCGGAACTCGATCCACTGACTGGACAGACCGTTTCCAGCTCAGGATTTGCGAGCAGTAACAATCTCCGAATCCTTCGGACGCATGCATTAGGTGATGGGACAACCATTTATTCAGGGAGTGCCGATCGATTTGGACGCCAGCCCATGATTTTCCGGATGGATGCCCAGCAAAATATCCTCTGGAGCTTCCGGATCAATACGTCCGATGTCTTCGAGTTGAATATCCGAGATGCGGTGATTGCCGATTCCAGCATGGTCTACATGGTTGGGGACATCGCTTCTTCATCCAGTGCATTGGACAAGATGGCGTTTGTCATGAAACTCAGTCCGACCGGGGAGGTGAAATTCTCAAAGGCCTACCAAGTGATCGGCGACATGGCAGCGACGGAATTTGTGAGTGCTCTTCCTTCCTCCTCTGGGATTACAGCTGTGGGCGGCTACAACAATACTTCGATTGGGAGGAAAATTCTTGCCACTGAGATCTCTGCCACTGGGCTGGCTACTGGGGCAGGAGTCGTCGCGGTACCGGGCAATAGCTTGATATTTTCCAATGATCTGAATCAACAGTCGGCAAATCGGCACTTCAATTCCCTGAGATATGCCGTCAGAATGTATGACCAAACCCAATTCAAGGAAGTATTGGGCATCGTTCAAGTAGATGGATTGACGGACGCGGCATGCGATAGCTTGGGAGAATCTATTACGATGGCTGATTCCTCCATCAATTTCTCGGCGGGAACAGTCTCGGTATTCAGTCAATCTACGGCTTTGACCAATGATCCATATCCCACGAACATTCTTCCTGCCTTGCTGTCGGGAAGGGATATCTGCTCGGGTGATCTGGTCTCCAATGAGCCCTGGCTGGAACTGGATACATGGGAGGTATATCCCAATCCCACGACGGGCATTATTCACCTTGATGTACCAGCTGAATGGGGCAGCATGGAATGGGAAGTATTGGACCTGACAGGAAAACGAATATTGGAAGGGTCTGCGCTCGGCCATGAGGAAATATCCATGACGGGTCTTGCCAAAGGGATGTACATCATCAGACTCCATACGCCCGGCGGAATCGCCTCACGAAAAATACAGATGAATTAA
- a CDS encoding BamA/TamA family outer membrane protein: MRTPFFIILLLVLVPSISHAQDSIEVQRGKLYGIPVPVLASNPAFGLLFGAAGSFSIFLGEPTDTRLSTSSVAATYSSKDQLMFSIKSTAYTARDEWILQGDIRAFFSSQPTYGLGTGPQSAKLAGEGIEYEDGHFSKPIVDGQLMEFNLIRFHQTAMKRFAPHFYAGIGYHLDLYFGIKDQLLDTVNIPPVLTSHFLYSIVNGFDPERYSASGISFNTSYDSRDNVNNPYEGFMAFLSLQVRPTWMGSTRSYTNLWVEYRSYFNLRKRNPRNLVALWIYGNFTTSGTPPYMTLPALGWDLLGKSGRAYPQGRFRGEHLIYGEVEWRIPIPIIKRNRSLLGATIFLNGTTASGSVSGIDLFEYINPGMGAGLRVLLNKKTRSNITLDYGFGSYGAGAFYFNLNEYF, encoded by the coding sequence ATGAGGACTCCCTTTTTCATCATCCTACTGCTGGTCCTTGTTCCCAGTATCAGTCATGCGCAGGATTCCATAGAAGTTCAGCGAGGCAAGCTATACGGAATTCCGGTCCCGGTTCTGGCGTCCAATCCTGCATTCGGACTGCTTTTCGGTGCGGCGGGCTCCTTTTCTATTTTCTTGGGGGAACCCACCGATACTCGTCTATCTACGTCTTCAGTAGCGGCGACTTATTCGTCCAAGGACCAACTCATGTTTTCAATCAAGTCCACAGCTTATACTGCTCGTGACGAATGGATTCTACAAGGCGATATTCGGGCCTTTTTTTCATCGCAGCCCACCTATGGTCTAGGCACAGGCCCACAAAGTGCCAAGCTCGCCGGAGAAGGCATCGAGTATGAGGATGGCCATTTCTCAAAGCCGATTGTCGATGGTCAATTGATGGAGTTCAACCTGATCCGTTTCCACCAAACAGCCATGAAAAGGTTTGCGCCGCACTTCTATGCAGGAATCGGCTACCACCTTGATCTGTACTTTGGCATCAAGGATCAATTGCTGGATACGGTCAATATTCCCCCAGTCCTGACCAGTCATTTCCTGTATAGCATAGTGAATGGATTCGACCCGGAACGATATTCTGCCTCCGGAATCTCATTCAATACCAGCTACGACTCACGGGACAATGTCAACAATCCGTACGAAGGTTTCATGGCATTCCTCTCTCTCCAAGTTCGCCCCACTTGGATGGGTTCCACACGCTCCTATACCAATCTGTGGGTGGAGTACAGAAGTTATTTCAACCTTCGAAAGCGAAACCCTCGAAATCTCGTTGCGCTTTGGATTTATGGAAACTTCACAACCAGCGGCACTCCTCCCTACATGACGCTTCCTGCTTTGGGATGGGATCTTCTGGGCAAGTCCGGTAGAGCGTATCCTCAAGGTAGGTTTCGGGGCGAGCATCTGATCTACGGGGAAGTTGAATGGCGTATTCCCATACCGATCATCAAGCGAAATCGCAGCTTGTTGGGCGCAACGATCTTTTTGAATGGCACCACAGCTTCCGGTTCTGTCAGTGGGATCGACCTCTTCGAATACATCAATCCGGGTATGGGCGCTGGACTTAGAGTACTCCTCAACAAAAAAACCCGTTCCAATATCACGCTGGATTATGGATTCGGGTCCTATGGAGCGGGCGCTTTCTATTTTAATCTGAATGAGTATTTCTAG
- the hisG gene encoding ATP phosphoribosyltransferase: protein MEPVLRLAVQKSGRLAERSLEFIKECGIAYSRNKAKLKTTAYNFPLELLFLRDDDIPKYVASGVADIGIIGENVLAEKEQSVELVERMGFSKCRLSVAVPQNGEYPGIQSLEGKKIATSYPNLLKNFLAKQGVTADIHEISGSVEIAPSIGLADAVCDLVSTGSTLLSNGLKEVEVIFRSEAVMIAQQNLAPEKQAILDDLLFRIKAVLRAEDYKYVLMNVPNDSIDQVVGLIPGMKSPTITPLADSGWSSLHSVIKEDDFWEVIDNLRKAGAQGILVVPIEKMIL, encoded by the coding sequence TTGGAACCTGTATTGAGATTGGCAGTCCAAAAGTCCGGACGCCTGGCTGAAAGAAGCCTCGAATTCATCAAGGAATGTGGCATCGCATATTCCCGCAACAAGGCAAAACTTAAAACGACTGCCTATAATTTCCCCCTCGAATTATTGTTCCTCCGAGATGATGATATCCCCAAATACGTGGCCTCCGGAGTCGCAGATATTGGGATCATCGGAGAAAATGTCTTGGCGGAAAAGGAACAATCGGTCGAATTGGTCGAGCGCATGGGATTTTCCAAATGCCGCCTTTCCGTCGCAGTGCCGCAAAATGGTGAATACCCCGGAATCCAAAGTCTGGAGGGAAAGAAAATTGCCACCTCCTATCCGAACCTGCTCAAAAACTTCCTCGCCAAACAAGGGGTTACAGCTGACATCCACGAGATTTCAGGCTCTGTCGAGATTGCGCCAAGTATAGGATTGGCGGATGCCGTCTGTGACCTCGTTTCCACAGGTTCTACCTTGCTGAGTAATGGCTTGAAGGAAGTGGAGGTGATTTTCCGCTCTGAAGCTGTCATGATCGCCCAGCAGAATCTTGCCCCCGAAAAGCAGGCGATTCTGGACGACCTGCTCTTCCGCATCAAAGCGGTTCTCCGCGCTGAGGATTACAAATATGTGTTGATGAATGTCCCCAATGATTCTATCGATCAAGTCGTGGGATTGATCCCCGGGATGAAAAGCCCAACCATCACACCATTGGCGGATTCTGGCTGGTCTTCGCTACATTCTGTGATCAAGGAGGATGACTTCTGGGAAGTCATTGACAACCTCCGCAAAGCCGGTGCGCAAGGGATTCTTGTAGTGCCGATCGAAAAAATGATCTTGTAA
- the hisD gene encoding histidinol dehydrogenase, producing MKVITQPNRTTWGDLLKRPVFDLSELEGRVLPVLQAIRQRGDEALREFTQKFDQVEIDSFLVSQEEISAAANQLDDSLKAAIQTAKSNIEAFHRAQKEEFEPVETTPGVRCWRKSVPIQKVGLYIPGGTAPLFSTVLMLAVPAQVAGCQDIVLCSPPTTNGSIHPAILYAANLCGVTQIFKAGGGQAIAAMAYGTETIPQVSKIFGPGNQYVTLAKQLVSKEGVAIDLPAGPSEVAVMADASANPAFIAADLLSQAEHGVDSQVLLVSTDEEMIARVQAALADQLARLPRMEIAAQALENSTAVFVKQESDMVDLINAYAPEHLIISTENCDELAGQITQAGSVFLGAFTPESVGDYASGTNHTLPTNGYATAYSGVSLDSFVKKITFQKLTPAGLRTLGPVVEIMAEAEELVAHKEAVSIRLKTLNSDES from the coding sequence ATGAAGGTCATCACACAACCCAACCGAACTACTTGGGGCGACCTGCTTAAACGGCCGGTATTCGATCTCTCCGAATTGGAGGGACGGGTACTGCCCGTCTTGCAGGCCATCCGGCAACGAGGAGATGAAGCCCTGCGGGAATTCACCCAGAAATTCGATCAAGTTGAAATTGATTCGTTTCTGGTTTCCCAAGAAGAAATCTCCGCCGCTGCGAATCAACTGGATGATTCGCTCAAGGCAGCCATCCAAACCGCCAAATCCAATATCGAGGCTTTCCACCGTGCTCAGAAGGAAGAATTCGAGCCTGTTGAAACCACGCCCGGTGTGAGATGCTGGCGAAAATCTGTCCCCATTCAAAAGGTGGGATTGTACATTCCCGGAGGAACTGCGCCCTTGTTCTCGACCGTTTTGATGTTGGCTGTTCCAGCTCAGGTCGCCGGCTGTCAGGATATTGTACTTTGCTCTCCCCCGACTACGAATGGAAGCATTCACCCGGCTATCTTGTATGCAGCCAATCTGTGCGGCGTCACCCAGATCTTCAAGGCTGGAGGGGGACAGGCGATAGCAGCGATGGCTTATGGGACTGAGACCATTCCTCAAGTCTCCAAGATCTTTGGCCCTGGCAATCAGTACGTAACCCTCGCCAAACAACTTGTTTCGAAGGAAGGCGTGGCCATCGATTTACCCGCAGGTCCGTCCGAAGTGGCCGTGATGGCTGACGCTTCTGCCAATCCTGCATTTATTGCTGCCGATCTACTTTCCCAGGCGGAGCACGGAGTGGATAGTCAGGTCTTGCTAGTGTCGACTGATGAGGAAATGATCGCTCGCGTTCAAGCGGCTTTGGCGGATCAATTGGCTCGATTACCCAGAATGGAGATCGCTGCTCAGGCATTGGAAAACAGTACCGCAGTCTTTGTGAAGCAAGAATCCGACATGGTCGATTTGATCAATGCCTATGCGCCGGAACACTTGATCATTTCCACTGAAAATTGCGACGAATTGGCAGGGCAAATCACGCAGGCGGGCTCGGTTTTTCTGGGAGCATTCACCCCGGAAAGTGTGGGCGATTATGCCTCAGGAACCAACCACACTTTGCCGACCAATGGCTATGCAACTGCCTATAGTGGCGTTTCGCTGGACAGCTTTGTCAAGAAAATCACCTTTCAGAAACTGACTCCTGCTGGATTGAGAACGCTAGGTCCAGTTGTGGAGATCATGGCAGAGGCTGAGGAACTCGTGGCCCATAAAGAAGCTGTCAGCATTCGATTGAAAACCCTCAATTCTGACGAATCATGA
- the hisC gene encoding histidinol-phosphate transaminase, giving the protein MTLTANQISARIDSWVRPHIRSLKPYASARDEFQGTAHVFLDANENPLGSATEKQVNRYPDPLQRAVKAQLAPIKGVRPEQIFLGNGSDEPIDLLFRCFCEPGKDVVMLVPPTYGMYQVSADINQVETIQVPLTLDYQLDLESMQDAMQAHVKGIFLCSPNNPTGNALSKEDMIEVLEMAPGWVVVDEAYIDFDPDNTMLGLLDDYPNLIVLQTFSKAWGMAGLRLGMAFAHPEIVQVLNKVKPPYNINAVTQEMALEALSQVDKKDEMVRQIIEERDRMALELSEWNAVDDIFPSQANFLLIKVPDAAKRYQELIEQSVVVRNRSKVLLCDNCLRITIGTKAENRQFLQTFAQILETPHNV; this is encoded by the coding sequence ATGACATTGACTGCCAATCAGATATCCGCTCGGATCGATAGCTGGGTCAGACCCCACATTCGCAGCTTGAAACCCTATGCTTCGGCTCGGGACGAATTTCAGGGAACGGCCCATGTATTTCTGGATGCCAATGAGAATCCGCTGGGTTCTGCTACAGAAAAACAGGTCAATCGCTACCCAGATCCCCTTCAAAGAGCCGTTAAGGCCCAATTGGCCCCGATTAAGGGAGTTCGTCCAGAACAGATTTTTCTGGGCAATGGAAGTGATGAGCCCATCGATCTACTGTTTCGCTGCTTTTGCGAACCCGGCAAGGACGTAGTCATGTTAGTCCCTCCAACCTATGGAATGTACCAGGTGTCCGCAGATATCAATCAGGTTGAGACTATTCAGGTGCCTTTGACCTTGGATTATCAACTGGATTTGGAGTCGATGCAGGATGCCATGCAGGCCCATGTGAAGGGCATTTTCCTCTGCTCTCCCAACAATCCTACTGGTAATGCGCTCTCCAAGGAAGATATGATCGAGGTGCTGGAAATGGCTCCCGGTTGGGTAGTGGTCGATGAAGCATATATCGATTTTGATCCAGATAATACCATGCTGGGGCTGCTCGATGACTATCCCAACTTGATCGTTCTTCAGACCTTTTCCAAAGCTTGGGGAATGGCGGGCCTTCGCTTGGGAATGGCCTTCGCGCACCCTGAAATCGTACAGGTGCTCAACAAGGTCAAGCCGCCCTACAACATCAATGCAGTTACGCAGGAGATGGCGTTGGAAGCATTGTCCCAGGTCGACAAGAAGGATGAAATGGTACGCCAAATCATCGAAGAACGAGACCGTATGGCCTTGGAACTCAGTGAATGGAATGCCGTGGATGATATCTTTCCTTCACAAGCCAATTTCCTGTTGATCAAGGTTCCCGATGCTGCCAAACGGTATCAGGAATTGATCGAGCAATCCGTCGTGGTCCGAAACCGCTCCAAGGTTTTGCTGTGCGACAATTGCCTGCGAATCACCATTGGCACGAAAGCGGAAAACCGCCAATTCCTCCAAACATTCGCTCAAATTCTGGAAACCCCACACAATGTCTGA